One Candidatus Omnitrophota bacterium DNA segment encodes these proteins:
- the dxs gene encoding 1-deoxy-D-xylulose-5-phosphate synthase: MLLENINSPQDLKKLTSGQLAILGSEIRDKIVSTVSQNGGHLASSLGAVELIIALHYCLDCPKDKIVFDVGHQAYAHKLLTGRNAQFSSLRQFGGISGFPSKDESIYDAFTVGHSSNAVSLALGLACARETLPKEAYFKVAAVIGDGSLSGGLCFEGLNNAGHLKKDLLVVLNTNELSIAPNVGALSTYLNKIISLPIYNRFKASLEKFTTSRIPKGSRIIKLANKFEEGLKGLFIPGMFFEELGFKYFGPFDGHNLELLIRSLKNISTIKGPILFHVITKKGKGYLPAEKEPVRFHGTGSFNINTGESSKIASTSYTDIFSKKLVELAQTDKKIIAITAAMPEGTGLDKFRNAYPDRFFDVGIAESHAVCFAAGLAKEGFKPIIGVYSTFLQRAFDQIIEDVALQELPVVFAIDRAGISGEDGVTHQGIFDISFLNLVPNIVIMAPKDFIELEYMLEFAFKLGKPVAIRYPKGIGVTFANNMRQIELGKAEILKKGDDFMVIAYGSMVSLAQEALENLFKEGKAGTLVNARFAKPLDKELFITLATKFKHIFTIEEGVLNGGFGSSVAEVINRQVVKIGLPGAFITHGKRELLLDKYGLSVEAIVNKIRTVVG; this comes from the coding sequence ATGTTATTGGAAAATATTAATTCCCCTCAGGACCTTAAGAAATTGACGAGTGGGCAGCTTGCTATCTTAGGCAGTGAAATAAGAGATAAGATTGTAAGTACTGTTTCTCAAAATGGCGGGCATCTTGCTTCAAGCCTTGGTGCTGTGGAGTTAATAATTGCTTTGCATTATTGCTTGGATTGCCCTAAAGATAAAATAGTTTTTGATGTTGGCCATCAAGCATACGCTCATAAGTTGTTGACAGGCAGGAATGCTCAATTCTCGAGCCTGCGCCAATTTGGCGGAATAAGCGGTTTTCCTTCCAAGGATGAATCTATTTATGATGCTTTCACAGTGGGGCATTCTTCCAATGCCGTATCTTTAGCCCTTGGGCTTGCCTGTGCAAGAGAAACTTTGCCTAAGGAAGCCTATTTTAAAGTGGCAGCGGTAATCGGAGACGGTTCGTTAAGCGGAGGGCTTTGTTTTGAAGGTTTGAATAACGCAGGCCACCTTAAGAAAGACCTCCTCGTTGTATTAAATACTAATGAATTAAGTATTGCGCCTAATGTTGGAGCGCTAAGTACATATTTAAATAAAATTATTTCTTTGCCTATATATAATCGTTTTAAGGCTTCTCTTGAAAAATTCACAACTTCGCGTATTCCCAAGGGAAGCCGTATTATTAAGCTTGCAAATAAGTTTGAAGAAGGGCTAAAAGGCTTATTCATTCCAGGAATGTTTTTTGAAGAGTTGGGTTTTAAATACTTTGGCCCGTTTGACGGGCACAATTTAGAGCTTTTAATCCGCAGCCTTAAAAATATTAGCACAATAAAAGGGCCGATTCTATTCCATGTTATTACAAAAAAAGGTAAAGGTTATCTTCCCGCGGAAAAAGAACCGGTTAGATTCCATGGGACAGGCTCTTTTAATATTAATACCGGAGAATCATCAAAGATAGCATCAACTAGTTATACAGATATTTTTAGCAAGAAGCTCGTGGAATTAGCGCAAACTGATAAAAAGATTATCGCTATAACTGCGGCAATGCCAGAAGGCACGGGCCTTGATAAATTTAGGAATGCATATCCCGATAGATTTTTTGACGTAGGGATTGCTGAATCTCATGCAGTCTGTTTTGCAGCCGGACTTGCAAAAGAAGGGTTTAAGCCTATTATCGGCGTCTATTCTACTTTTCTACAGAGAGCTTTTGATCAGATTATTGAAGATGTGGCTTTGCAGGAATTACCTGTTGTTTTCGCAATTGACCGTGCAGGGATCTCTGGAGAAGATGGAGTAACACATCAGGGGATATTTGACATCTCCTTTCTAAATTTAGTTCCGAACATAGTAATAATGGCTCCTAAAGATTTCATTGAGCTGGAATACATGCTTGAGTTTGCGTTTAAATTAGGTAAACCTGTAGCAATTAGATATCCGAAAGGAATCGGTGTAACTTTTGCAAATAATATGCGGCAGATAGAATTGGGGAAGGCGGAAATTTTAAAGAAGGGCGATGACTTCATGGTTATCGCGTATGGGAGCATGGTTTCTTTAGCGCAGGAAGCCTTAGAGAATTTATTTAAAGAAGGCAAAGCAGGAACGTTAGTGAATGCCCGTTTTGCCAAGCCGCTGGATAAGGAATTATTTATAACCCTTGCAACAAAGTTTAAGCATATTTTTACTATTGAAGAAGGCGTTTTAAATGGTGGTTTTGGTTCTTCTGTGGCTGAAGTGATAAATAGGCAGGTAGTTAAAATTGGCTTACCCGGAGCTTTTATAACTCATGGAAAAAGAGAGTTATTGTTGGATAAATACGGGTTAAGTGTAGAAGCGATAGTTAATAAAATCAGGACGGTTGTAGGATAA
- a CDS encoding 4Fe-4S binding protein — protein sequence MAKIIINKNKCKGCLLCISVCPKGLIVRGEELNTLGVKPAKFKDEQVCLGCMMCAVICPECCIEVYK from the coding sequence TTGGCAAAGATTATTATAAATAAAAATAAATGCAAGGGTTGCCTTTTGTGCATTAGTGTCTGTCCAAAAGGATTGATTGTCAGGGGGGAGGAATTAAACACTTTAGGTGTAAAACCGGCTAAATTTAAAGATGAACAAGTTTGCCTTGGGTGCATGATGTGTGCTGTAATTTGCCCGGAGTGTTGTATAGAGGTCTATAAATAG
- a CDS encoding 3-methyl-2-oxobutanoate dehydrogenase subunit VorB has translation MKNKILMSGNEAIAEGAIKAGCRFYAGYPITPQNELIAYMSSRMPEVKGVFIQAESELAAINMVYGASAAGVRAMTSSSSPGVSLKQEGISYIAGAELPAVIVNVMRGGPGLGNIAPAQSDYFQATRGGGHGDYRSIVIAPSAVQEAFDLMFLGFGLADKYRNPVIVLTDGMLGQMMEPIKVASCKFQVSSKKPWALTGCAGRKPNIVKSFFLAEGALEIANLKLQEKYKTIQEKEQRFEGLFLDDANIILVAYGSMARVAKGAVGALRRNGKKVGLIRPITLWPFPSKVFKSICQRNKKSKVLVIEMSYGQMIEDVLLSVNGKLPVEFIGKSGGGIPSEEDIINKIKLL, from the coding sequence ATGAAGAATAAGATTTTGATGAGCGGAAATGAAGCAATTGCCGAAGGAGCAATCAAGGCAGGCTGCAGGTTTTATGCCGGATATCCGATTACTCCGCAGAATGAATTGATTGCTTACATGTCTTCCAGGATGCCAGAAGTAAAAGGCGTATTTATTCAAGCAGAGTCAGAATTGGCTGCGATAAATATGGTTTATGGCGCTTCAGCTGCAGGCGTAAGAGCGATGACTTCTTCATCAAGTCCGGGTGTTAGCCTTAAGCAAGAAGGAATTTCCTATATTGCAGGAGCTGAATTGCCGGCAGTAATTGTAAATGTGATGCGCGGCGGGCCGGGCCTTGGAAATATTGCTCCAGCTCAGTCGGATTATTTTCAGGCAACTAGAGGAGGAGGCCATGGTGATTATCGCTCTATTGTAATTGCTCCTTCTGCTGTGCAAGAAGCTTTTGATTTGATGTTCTTGGGATTTGGCCTTGCTGATAAATACCGAAATCCTGTTATTGTTTTGACAGATGGCATGCTTGGCCAGATGATGGAACCTATAAAAGTTGCAAGTTGCAAGTTTCAAGTTTCAAGTAAAAAGCCTTGGGCGCTTACTGGTTGCGCAGGTAGAAAACCGAATATTGTGAAATCATTCTTTTTAGCAGAAGGCGCTTTAGAGATTGCTAATTTAAAGCTTCAGGAAAAATATAAAACGATTCAAGAAAAAGAACAGCGTTTTGAGGGATTATTCCTGGATGATGCAAATATCATTTTGGTTGCATACGGATCAATGGCGCGCGTTGCAAAAGGCGCGGTAGGCGCATTGCGTAGGAATGGTAAAAAAGTCGGGCTTATCCGCCCAATTACTTTATGGCCTTTTCCAAGTAAGGTTTTTAAGAGTATCTGCCAAAGAAATAAGAAGTCAAAAGTTCTAGTTATAGAAATGTCTTATGGCCAGATGATTGAAGATGTTTTGCTGTCAGTTAACGGTAAGCTTCCGGTTGAATTTATTGGTAAATCTGGAGGAGGAATTCCTTCAGAGGAAGATATAATAAATAAGATAAAATTATTATAA
- a CDS encoding thiamine pyrophosphate-dependent enzyme: MEKIYRRPESLYDTSTHYCPGCGHSTVHKIIAEVVDELGIRKKVIGIAPVGCAVVAYNYWNFDCSEAAHGRALAVATAIKRVRPNNIVFTYQGDGDLAAIGTNETIHAANRGENLTVIFINNAIYGMTGGQMAPTTLLNQKTATTPLGRDAKFQGYPLKISEMLAVLPAVKYIERVSLQSVPETIKAKKAIKQAFINQVDGVGFSLVEVLSPCPTYWGMNPVDSLKWIKDVMAKEFPLGRIK, from the coding sequence ATGGAAAAAATATATAGACGTCCCGAATCACTATACGATACCTCGACTCATTATTGCCCCGGTTGCGGGCACAGCACTGTGCATAAAATCATCGCTGAAGTCGTTGATGAATTAGGTATACGTAAAAAAGTTATTGGAATTGCTCCGGTTGGCTGTGCGGTGGTTGCTTATAATTACTGGAATTTTGATTGCTCGGAAGCTGCTCACGGAAGGGCGCTTGCTGTGGCAACAGCAATTAAGAGAGTAAGGCCAAACAATATAGTTTTTACTTATCAGGGGGATGGAGATTTAGCTGCAATTGGGACAAACGAAACAATACATGCAGCGAACAGAGGAGAAAACCTCACTGTAATTTTTATTAACAATGCGATTTATGGCATGACCGGAGGCCAGATGGCCCCTACCACGCTTTTAAATCAAAAAACCGCAACTACTCCTCTTGGCAGGGATGCTAAGTTTCAAGGTTATCCCTTAAAAATTTCCGAGATGCTGGCAGTTTTGCCGGCGGTAAAATATATTGAAAGAGTGTCTTTGCAATCGGTTCCGGAAACTATTAAGGCGAAGAAAGCTATAAAACAGGCTTTTATTAATCAGGTTGATGGGGTTGGATTTTCTTTGGTTGAAGTGTTGTCTCCCTGTCCAACATATTGGGGGATGAATCCCGTGGATTCGCTAAAATGGATTAAAGATGTGATGGCTAAAGAATTTCCATTAGGGAGAATTAAATAA
- a CDS encoding 2-oxoacid:acceptor oxidoreductase family protein: MIERIIIAGSGGQGVMLLGKVLVSSAMKEGKFVTWLPAYGPEVRGGAAHCMVVISDSEIGSPFVDKADSLIIMNSQSLDKFKNRLKENGIMILNNSLADINIKKSLVIKYPFTDIAQDLGNIKVANMVALGCFLAHKKIAGLKSVFSTIVEFAPAGKKELIEVNKKAILKGMELKK, encoded by the coding sequence ATGATAGAGCGGATCATTATTGCAGGTTCCGGCGGGCAAGGAGTCATGCTTTTGGGTAAAGTCTTAGTTTCATCCGCTATGAAGGAAGGAAAATTTGTTACATGGCTTCCCGCTTATGGTCCGGAAGTGCGAGGAGGAGCGGCTCATTGTATGGTAGTAATTTCTGATAGTGAAATCGGCTCGCCTTTTGTGGATAAAGCAGATAGTTTGATTATCATGAATAGCCAGTCACTGGATAAATTTAAGAATCGCCTTAAAGAAAACGGCATTATGATTTTGAACAACTCTTTGGCGGATATAAATATTAAGAAAAGCCTTGTTATAAAATATCCTTTTACTGATATTGCTCAGGATTTGGGAAATATCAAAGTTGCGAATATGGTAGCTTTGGGTTGTTTTCTGGCCCACAAGAAAATAGCAGGTTTAAAAAGCGTATTTTCAACAATTGTTGAATTTGCCCCTGCCGGAAAAAAAGAACTCATTGAGGTAAACAAAAAAGCAATACTGAAAGGAATGGAACTTAAAAAATGA
- the gltX gene encoding glutamate--tRNA ligase, giving the protein MIRVRFAPSPTGYLHIGGGRTALFNWIYAQAQGGKFVLRIEDTDKLRSKQEYVDEILFSLKWLGFNWDEIYYQSQRFDLYREYAQKLLQEGKAYIEKSPEGKEAIIYKVNPQKIQVNDLIRGQIEFDSSVIKDQVLIKSDGTATYNFACVVDDATMNITHIIRGDDHISNTPKQLLIYEALGFKIPEFAHLPLIMGMEGGRLSKRTGATAISDYRKMGYLSEALVNYLLLLSWAPGGNREVIDINEAIKLFDIKNVNKTAATFDLKKLDWMNNQYLKNKDPLKLFDEIFPALVEKKYIDKDNFDKDYVVSLIKLFQGRLTTINDFVDWSDFFFVKDIVMDEAAREKHLSKDLSKEFKLFSDKLDALGEFNITNIETVFRDVLKDLNLESKALIHPVRVALTGKTIGPGLFEVIYYLGKERTKTRLSRFIK; this is encoded by the coding sequence ATGATAAGAGTACGTTTTGCCCCAAGCCCTACAGGATATTTGCATATCGGCGGCGGCCGCACCGCTTTATTTAATTGGATTTATGCCCAGGCTCAGGGTGGCAAGTTTGTTTTAAGGATTGAAGATACGGATAAATTACGTTCAAAACAAGAATACGTTGATGAAATTCTCTTTAGCCTAAAATGGCTCGGCTTCAACTGGGATGAGATTTATTATCAAAGCCAGAGATTTGATCTTTACAGAGAATATGCCCAAAAACTTCTTCAAGAAGGGAAGGCTTATATTGAAAAATCTCCCGAGGGGAAAGAGGCGATTATCTACAAAGTCAACCCTCAAAAGATTCAGGTAAACGATTTGATCCGCGGCCAGATTGAATTTGATTCGTCAGTTATTAAAGATCAGGTTTTGATTAAATCAGACGGGACGGCTACTTATAATTTTGCCTGTGTTGTTGATGACGCAACTATGAATATTACTCATATTATAAGAGGGGATGACCATATCTCAAATACCCCAAAACAGCTGCTTATATACGAGGCCTTAGGTTTTAAAATTCCCGAATTTGCGCATTTACCTCTAATCATGGGCATGGAGGGAGGAAGGCTTTCCAAGAGAACCGGGGCAACGGCAATATCCGATTACCGCAAGATGGGGTATTTATCCGAAGCCTTGGTAAACTATCTTTTGCTTTTAAGCTGGGCGCCGGGAGGAAACAGGGAAGTAATTGATATTAATGAAGCAATTAAGCTGTTTGATATTAAAAATGTAAATAAGACGGCCGCAACATTTGATTTAAAGAAGCTTGATTGGATGAATAATCAGTATCTTAAGAATAAGGATCCCCTTAAACTTTTTGACGAGATATTCCCTGCGTTGGTTGAGAAAAAATATATTGATAAAGATAATTTTGATAAAGATTACGTTGTTTCTCTGATAAAATTATTTCAAGGCAGGCTTACCACTATAAATGATTTTGTTGATTGGTCGGATTTCTTTTTTGTTAAAGATATTGTAATGGATGAGGCAGCGCGGGAAAAGCACTTATCGAAGGACTTATCAAAAGAATTTAAGCTTTTCTCAGACAAGCTGGATGCTTTAGGAGAATTTAATATAACAAACATAGAAACTGTTTTCCGTGATGTGTTGAAGGATTTAAATTTGGAGTCAAAAGCTTTAATCCATCCGGTCAGGGTTGCCTTAACCGGAAAAACTATTGGACCTGGCCTTTTTGAAGTGATATATTATCTAGGTAAAGAGCGTACAAAGACAAGGCTTTCACGTTTTATCAAATAA
- a CDS encoding glycosyltransferase family 39 protein, translated as MKNKVFFLVLLSFLIRGLFAVYYLNFDTHYSKSYGTKPFLSGKSKIDEVVINYDKYNSTAYNIVFSGGMLDKTEHFLYHPPLYSFFLAFSYFFFGYNILSFIIPQILLASFNSALVFILTFRIFRNEKVSFIAALMYALNPYFVLNSVLLLSETLYSFLLLCVFIICSKIAFPPSQKNNFLSGIFLGLTALCRTVVLVFIPFVFIWLISVLRKRAKAIIISSSVIFLAFLLVYGSWLVRNYFTYGRFASSIGYDSALEENSLQLYKQHVEGTLEYGKQRQIFFNWVANNKQLYLKNSAKRFVTFFFKPYSVDDITKRNKIIAFFVFLLIFPLGYLGLFRQIMINNRISWLIFFYCLSTAFLHVMTSISALENMRYRLPIMLCLIPFAANELYLAIKSAKRKFS; from the coding sequence GTGAAGAACAAGGTATTCTTTTTGGTACTTTTAAGTTTTTTAATTCGCGGCTTATTCGCAGTTTATTACCTTAATTTTGATACACACTATTCGAAAAGCTACGGGACAAAACCCTTTCTAAGCGGCAAAAGCAAGATTGATGAAGTTGTTATAAACTACGATAAATACAATTCCACTGCCTACAATATTGTTTTTTCCGGAGGAATGCTTGATAAAACAGAGCATTTCCTTTATCACCCGCCTCTTTATTCGTTCTTTTTGGCATTTTCTTATTTTTTCTTTGGTTACAATATTCTTTCTTTTATCATTCCTCAAATTTTGCTCGCCTCATTTAATTCTGCTTTGGTATTTATTCTTACATTCCGAATATTTAGGAATGAAAAGGTTTCTTTTATTGCTGCATTAATGTATGCATTAAACCCCTACTTTGTATTAAATTCAGTGCTTCTTTTATCAGAAACTCTTTACTCATTCCTACTGCTTTGCGTGTTTATTATTTGTTCAAAAATCGCTTTTCCTCCCAGCCAGAAGAATAATTTTTTATCCGGAATATTTTTGGGCTTAACTGCTTTATGCCGCACAGTAGTATTGGTTTTTATACCTTTTGTATTTATCTGGCTTATATCAGTATTGAGAAAAAGAGCTAAAGCTATCATTATTTCTTCCAGTGTTATCTTTTTGGCGTTTTTGTTAGTATATGGCTCTTGGTTAGTGAGAAACTATTTTACATATGGCCGCTTTGCTTCTTCAATAGGGTATGATTCTGCGCTTGAAGAAAACTCTCTGCAATTGTATAAGCAGCATGTAGAAGGTACTTTAGAATATGGGAAACAAAGGCAGATTTTCTTTAATTGGGTAGCAAATAATAAGCAACTTTATCTTAAGAATTCCGCTAAACGTTTTGTAACCTTTTTCTTTAAGCCTTATTCTGTGGATGATATAACGAAAAGAAATAAGATAATTGCATTTTTTGTGTTCCTTCTAATATTCCCTTTGGGCTATCTGGGGCTATTTAGGCAAATAATGATTAATAATAGGATATCTTGGCTTATTTTCTTTTATTGCCTTTCTACCGCTTTCTTGCATGTTATGACTTCTATCTCTGCGCTTGAGAATATGCGTTATCGCCTACCGATAATGCTTTGTCTTATCCCGTTTGCCGCAAATGAACTATATTTGGCTATAAAATCCGCCAAGAGAAAGTTTTCTTAA
- a CDS encoding CBS domain-containing protein: MLVKNLMTSNVITITPDSSIKEVGRILKEKRISGIPVVDNDGELVGIITLTDLFKILGQIYHWRKVESVAPELRISEMFEKEKEEAKVASYMTKAVFTVEEEEPIEAVMDLMFERNVHTIPVTRKGKLVGVIGQRDLIYSCF; encoded by the coding sequence ATGTTGGTCAAAAATCTAATGACATCAAATGTAATTACTATAACCCCGGATTCATCTATAAAAGAAGTGGGAAGGATTCTAAAAGAGAAAAGGATAAGCGGAATTCCAGTTGTTGATAATGACGGAGAGCTTGTTGGGATTATAACGCTTACGGATTTATTCAAGATATTGGGCCAGATTTATCATTGGAGAAAAGTTGAGTCTGTAGCCCCTGAATTGAGAATTAGCGAAATGTTTGAGAAAGAAAAAGAAGAGGCCAAAGTAGCAAGTTACATGACCAAAGCAGTATTTACTGTTGAAGAAGAGGAGCCTATTGAGGCGGTAATGGATCTTATGTTTGAAAGAAATGTTCATACAATCCCTGTTACAAGAAAAGGTAAATTAGTTGGAGTCATTGGACAGAGAGATTTGATATATAGCTGTTTTTGA
- a CDS encoding DUF4238 domain-containing protein — protein MNNSSPKTKHHFVPVFYLKGFVNSNGSLWVYDKNDKGLFESSPEGIAYEKHYFSFTNLQGEKDSETVENAMSELEGKFAGVVKKILNCKELSEKDNLDFALFVSSMMVRVPNMKENIRESTGEVIKRTSLFIASNKENFEKMIENYEKNTGKKISMTPEELRQWMLNENNYTVNVDHQYAIGMALSLLDSFARIFFNMKWRFIKATNDYKFMTGDNPLRYFDPTHNPHSFYGVGLANKNIEVTIPLSKDMAAFGSWERSEGYFQGSNQHVKHINRMTVIASRRFVFAHNKSEIIDKFVKKYKGSHLVIKVG, from the coding sequence ATGAATAATTCCAGTCCCAAAACGAAACACCATTTTGTACCAGTTTTTTATCTCAAAGGGTTTGTTAATTCAAACGGTTCACTGTGGGTGTATGACAAAAATGACAAAGGCTTATTTGAATCATCACCGGAAGGGATAGCCTATGAAAAACACTACTTTTCTTTTACAAATCTGCAAGGAGAGAAGGATTCAGAGACAGTAGAGAATGCCATGAGCGAATTGGAAGGAAAATTTGCAGGTGTTGTTAAAAAAATACTTAATTGCAAAGAGTTATCCGAAAAAGATAATTTAGATTTTGCGTTATTTGTTTCTTCTATGATGGTAAGAGTGCCCAATATGAAGGAAAACATTCGAGAGTCAACAGGTGAAGTAATAAAGCGAACGAGTCTTTTTATTGCATCAAATAAAGAAAATTTTGAGAAAATGATAGAAAATTATGAGAAAAATACAGGGAAAAAGATTAGTATGACGCCTGAAGAGTTACGTCAATGGATGCTTAATGAAAATAATTATACAGTAAATGTTGACCATCAATATGCGATTGGGATGGCACTATCTTTACTAGATAGTTTTGCGAGAATATTTTTTAATATGAAGTGGCGTTTTATAAAGGCAACAAACGACTATAAGTTTATGACAGGAGATAATCCACTGAGATATTTTGACCCGACTCATAATCCGCATTCTTTTTATGGCGTAGGTTTAGCTAATAAGAACATAGAAGTAACCATTCCATTATCAAAAGACATGGCTGCTTTTGGGTCATGGGAACGTAGTGAAGGATATTTTCAAGGTAGCAATCAACATGTCAAACATATAAATAGAATGACTGTGATTGCGTCACGCAGGTTTGTATTTGCACATAATAAATCAGAAATTATAGATAAATTTGTAAAAAAATATAAAGGGAGTCATCTAGTGATTAAAGTTGGATGA
- a CDS encoding helix-turn-helix transcriptional regulator, with protein sequence MDLVQKLDTYRLEHKISQQALAKLLGVSFVTVNRWFNRKTEPNKIQSYHIEKLLSKNNR encoded by the coding sequence ATGGATTTAGTCCAGAAGCTAGACACTTACCGGTTAGAGCATAAGATCTCCCAGCAGGCACTTGCAAAGCTTTTGGGAGTTTCTTTTGTTACGGTGAATAGGTGGTTTAATAGAAAGACTGAGCCAAACAAGATACAAAGTTATCACATAGAGAAATTATTGTCAAAAAATAATAGGTAA